A single window of Luteipulveratus halotolerans DNA harbors:
- the hpf gene encoding ribosome hibernation-promoting factor, HPF/YfiA family: protein MEITVTGRHATVPDRFRRHIEGKLAKVPQLDPRVTRCDVVLTHEANPRQAKEAERIEITCRAKRTVIRAEASADDEYAALDLAMSRILERLRRQHDKRRVHRGRHQPISVAQATADLPTHELGASPDGEGEPLPDHIVKVGGDEDCPVRLREKVHSTHPMSVDEALSQMELVGHDFYLYEDAETGKASVVYRRRGWSYGVIQLEVDRDSAVSPDSDPVRVARSGPDAVPGRAAARAESA from the coding sequence ATGGAGATCACCGTCACGGGACGTCACGCGACTGTCCCCGACCGGTTCCGCCGCCACATCGAGGGCAAGCTGGCCAAGGTGCCACAGCTCGACCCGAGGGTCACCCGGTGTGACGTCGTCCTGACTCACGAGGCCAACCCGCGCCAGGCCAAGGAAGCCGAGCGCATCGAGATCACCTGCCGGGCCAAGCGCACCGTCATCCGCGCCGAGGCCAGCGCTGACGACGAGTACGCCGCGCTCGACCTGGCCATGAGCCGCATCCTGGAGCGTCTGCGCCGCCAGCACGACAAGCGTCGTGTGCACCGCGGCCGGCACCAGCCGATCTCCGTCGCCCAGGCCACCGCTGATCTGCCCACCCACGAGCTCGGAGCCTCACCGGACGGCGAGGGCGAGCCGTTGCCCGACCACATCGTCAAGGTCGGCGGCGACGAGGACTGCCCGGTGCGCCTGCGCGAGAAGGTCCACTCGACGCACCCGATGAGCGTCGATGAGGCGCTCAGCCAGATGGAGCTGGTCGGACACGACTTCTACCTCTACGAGGACGCCGAGACCGGCAAGGCGAGCGTCGTCTATCGTCGTCGAGGTTGGTCTTACGGAGTCATCCAGCTCGAGGTCGACCGAGACAGCGCCGTGAGCCCGGACAGCGATCCCGTCCGCGTCGCGCGCAGTGGTCCGGACGCTGTGCCGGGGCGGGCCGCTGCGAGGGCCGAGTCCGCCTGA
- a CDS encoding helix-turn-helix domain-containing protein has translation MPRFVQIADVAETLNISSRQAYNLVKSGELPAIKVGNSWRVETAELENYIQRAYAQTRQQVESNAFADDEIDA, from the coding sequence GTGCCGCGCTTTGTGCAGATCGCCGACGTCGCCGAGACGTTGAACATCTCCTCTCGGCAGGCCTACAACCTGGTCAAGAGCGGTGAGCTGCCGGCGATCAAGGTCGGCAACAGCTGGCGCGTCGAGACCGCTGAGCTGGAGAACTACATCCAGCGGGCCTACGCCCAGACGCGCCAGCAGGTCGAGAGCAACGCCTTCGCCGACGACGAGATCGACGCCTGA
- a CDS encoding response regulator: protein MSAEPRPIRVMVVEDYGIYRRGIAVVLDLEPDIDVVGEAESAEQAIPMARELAPDVVLLDIYLPGESGIAACGQIKAASPGSQVLMLTASDVNDDLVAAIKAGATGYLLKDVGPDDLAGGIRAVHGGQPLLSPSLASVLLGEFTDLVRTAPSAAAGSAPESSVPVLTDREREVLALVARGWSNRTVADELYISENTVKNHMRNILEKLQLSSRMEAAMYAIRNNLVDDPDGV from the coding sequence GTGAGCGCCGAGCCACGCCCGATCCGTGTCATGGTCGTCGAGGACTACGGCATCTACCGGCGCGGCATCGCGGTCGTCCTCGACCTCGAGCCCGACATCGACGTGGTCGGCGAGGCCGAGTCCGCTGAGCAGGCGATCCCGATGGCACGCGAGCTGGCGCCCGACGTCGTGCTGCTGGACATCTACCTGCCCGGTGAGAGCGGGATCGCCGCCTGCGGGCAGATCAAGGCCGCCTCGCCAGGCTCGCAGGTGCTGATGCTGACCGCCTCGGACGTCAACGACGACCTGGTCGCCGCGATCAAGGCCGGCGCGACGGGCTATCTCCTCAAGGACGTCGGCCCCGACGACCTCGCCGGCGGCATCCGTGCGGTCCACGGCGGGCAGCCGCTGCTGTCCCCGTCGCTGGCGTCGGTGCTGCTCGGAGAGTTCACCGACCTCGTACGCACCGCGCCATCCGCCGCCGCGGGCTCGGCCCCGGAGTCCTCGGTGCCCGTGCTCACCGACCGCGAGCGCGAGGTGCTCGCGCTGGTGGCCCGCGGCTGGAGCAACCGCACGGTGGCCGATGAGCTCTACATCTCCGAGAACACCGTCAAGAACCACATGCGCAACATCCTCGAGAAGCTCCAGCTCAGCTCTCGGATGGAAGCCGCGATGTACGCCATCCGCAACAACCTGGTCGACGACCCCGACGGGGTCTGA
- a CDS encoding LysM peptidoglycan-binding domain-containing protein — MQRSTDTPRRVRRAHRHRAGLLGLLAAAAVAGAAVLAARALRTLIVELTGERTVRLDEAVTAVALAVMVLALMWCVVLLLACAVELLRPRRTAPRDAVVLPWHLAPDLSMRVTGLLLALTALGSGPAQAASSPDPVAVVSQVDAPAPVPSFGITPPSDAAAPAPSFGSTSEPTAECPKGAPVPGWTPTRPAAVRAHGAEHVRLLAGCAGDAPAGEIVVHRGDDLWSLVERHLGDDADAARVAEEWPRWYAANRVVIGADPNVLQVGQTLRIPEGALR, encoded by the coding sequence ATGCAACGCTCCACTGACACGCCACGGCGAGTCCGCAGGGCTCATCGCCATCGAGCGGGCCTGCTCGGCCTGCTCGCCGCAGCAGCGGTTGCCGGCGCCGCCGTGCTCGCTGCCCGCGCACTCCGCACGCTGATCGTCGAGCTCACCGGAGAACGCACCGTGCGGCTCGACGAGGCGGTCACCGCTGTCGCGCTCGCCGTGATGGTCCTGGCGCTGATGTGGTGTGTCGTCCTGCTGCTCGCCTGCGCGGTCGAGCTGCTCCGGCCGCGGCGCACCGCACCTCGTGATGCGGTGGTCCTCCCCTGGCACCTCGCGCCCGATCTGTCGATGCGTGTCACCGGTCTGCTCCTGGCGCTGACCGCTCTCGGCTCGGGACCGGCCCAGGCCGCCTCCTCACCCGATCCGGTCGCGGTCGTCAGCCAGGTCGACGCGCCGGCACCGGTGCCGTCGTTCGGGATCACGCCACCATCGGACGCAGCCGCACCCGCGCCGTCGTTCGGCAGCACCAGCGAGCCGACGGCGGAGTGCCCGAAGGGTGCACCCGTCCCGGGCTGGACTCCCACCCGCCCTGCCGCCGTCCGGGCCCACGGCGCCGAGCACGTCCGGCTGCTCGCCGGGTGCGCGGGCGACGCGCCGGCGGGCGAGATCGTCGTGCACCGCGGCGACGACCTGTGGTCCCTGGTCGAACGACACCTCGGTGACGACGCCGACGCCGCACGGGTCGCCGAGGAATGGCCCCGCTGGTACGCCGCCAACCGCGTCGTGATCGGCGCTGATCCCAACGTCCTGCAGGTCGGACAGACCCTGCGCATTCCCGAAGGAGCTCTGCGATGA
- a CDS encoding ComF family protein: MTALTHALLDLVLPVRCAGCDVSGEPWCASCRGEVVRLRQTPARRTWPDPCPPGFPPTWAATSYDGPVRAAVVAHKDGGRVDLLDLLAAWWCDAAATALEADDLTRSALRRGERVLVVPAPSSGRSVRERGRDPWAEVVEQATRGRSGLVASSVLQQVGRVRDQAGLSAAQRWANLEGAVRVRRGASVDGATCLLADDVVTTGSTLTEAARALHHAGAHRVVAVVLAATPRTVGAIRRRRGDGRLP; this comes from the coding sequence ATGACGGCGCTGACCCACGCTCTGCTCGACCTGGTGCTGCCGGTGCGGTGCGCCGGGTGTGACGTGTCGGGAGAGCCCTGGTGCGCGTCCTGCCGCGGCGAGGTGGTGCGGCTCCGGCAGACCCCCGCGCGTCGTACCTGGCCCGACCCGTGTCCGCCGGGCTTCCCGCCGACGTGGGCGGCGACGTCGTACGACGGGCCGGTGCGGGCGGCCGTCGTCGCTCACAAGGACGGCGGACGGGTCGACCTGCTGGACCTGCTCGCGGCGTGGTGGTGCGACGCGGCCGCGACCGCGCTGGAGGCCGACGACCTCACCCGTTCGGCGCTGCGACGTGGCGAGCGGGTGCTCGTCGTGCCCGCGCCGTCCTCGGGCCGCTCGGTGCGTGAGCGTGGCCGCGACCCGTGGGCCGAGGTCGTCGAGCAGGCCACGCGCGGCCGTTCCGGGCTCGTGGCGAGCAGCGTGCTGCAGCAGGTCGGCCGCGTGCGAGACCAGGCGGGCCTGAGCGCCGCTCAGCGCTGGGCCAACCTCGAGGGAGCGGTTCGCGTACGCCGTGGAGCGTCCGTCGACGGGGCGACCTGCCTGCTCGCCGATGACGTGGTGACCACGGGCTCGACGCTCACCGAGGCGGCCCGCGCGCTGCATCATGCGGGCGCGCACCGCGTGGTCGCGGTGGTGCTGGCGGCCACCCCTCGGACGGTCGGCGCGATCCGTAGACGGCGCGGGGACGGTCGTCTACCGTGA
- the secA gene encoding preprotein translocase subunit SecA, whose amino-acid sequence MPKIVEKVLRAGEGRLVKKLEGIAEQVNILEEDFQKLTDDELKAETASFKKRLKNGETLDDLLPEAFAAVREASVRTIGKRHFDVQVMGGAALHMGNVAEMKTGEGKTLVATLPSYLNALSGKGVHVVTTNDYLAEYQSELMGRVHRALGLETGVILASMTPKQRRAEYAKDITYGTNNEFGFDYLRDNMAWSQDELVQRGHNFAIVDEVDSILIDEARTPLIISGPADEATKWYVEFAKIVQHLSRAKKDRDNKVVPGSGDYEVDEKKKTVGLLESGIEKVEDLLGIDNLYEAHNTPLIGYLNNAIKAKELFKRDKDYVAVNNEIMIVDEHTGRMLSGRRYNEGMHQAIEAKEGVEIQNENQTLATVTLQNYFRMYSTLSGMTGTAQTEAAELYQIYKLGVVSIPTNRPMVRKDQADLVYRTEEAKFRAVVDDIAGRHKEGQPVLVGTTSVEKSERLSEMLKRKGIPHEVLNAKYHEREAAIVAQAGRKGAVTVSTNMAGRGTDIMLGGNPEFMAVATLKNKGLDPEETPEEYEAQWDEALARAEKSVAKAHDEIQELGGLYVLGTERHESRRIDNQLRGRAGRQGDPGESRFYLSLQDDLMRLFNAAMVDRFMQTAKIEDEVPIESKMVSRSIQSAQSQVEAQNFEIRKNVLKYDDVLNRQREVIYDERRRVLEGEDLEDQMRYFVNDTIDAYVHGATDEGFVDEWDLDQLWEALRQLYPVAITPDEVEEEVGGRAGLTVELLQEELRSDAQHAYDAREAQLGDRVAREVERRVVLSVLDRKWREHLYEMDYLKEGIHLRQMAQRDPLVEYQREGYQMFDAMNDAIKEESVQYFFHVEVDPAEVESSLPASKPKMQLSAPGEDGQAHQREVDDEGRVLDEDASLPRRERRARAKADKKSGGSRSRSKAKAKSR is encoded by the coding sequence GTGCCCAAGATCGTCGAGAAGGTACTGCGTGCTGGCGAAGGCCGCCTTGTCAAGAAGCTGGAGGGCATCGCCGAGCAGGTCAACATCCTCGAAGAGGACTTCCAGAAGCTCACCGACGACGAGCTGAAGGCCGAGACCGCGAGCTTCAAGAAGCGCCTCAAGAACGGCGAGACCCTCGACGACCTGCTGCCCGAGGCCTTCGCCGCGGTCCGCGAGGCCAGCGTGCGCACCATCGGCAAGCGGCACTTCGACGTCCAGGTCATGGGCGGTGCCGCCCTGCACATGGGCAACGTGGCCGAGATGAAGACCGGTGAGGGCAAGACGCTCGTCGCGACGCTCCCGTCGTACCTCAATGCGCTCTCGGGCAAGGGCGTGCACGTCGTCACCACCAACGACTACCTCGCCGAGTACCAGTCCGAGCTGATGGGCCGCGTGCACCGTGCGCTCGGCCTCGAGACCGGCGTGATCCTGGCCTCCATGACGCCCAAGCAGCGTCGTGCCGAGTACGCCAAGGACATCACCTACGGCACCAACAACGAGTTCGGCTTCGACTACCTGCGCGACAACATGGCCTGGTCACAGGACGAGCTGGTGCAGCGCGGCCACAACTTCGCGATCGTCGACGAGGTCGACTCGATCCTCATCGACGAGGCCCGCACCCCGCTGATCATCAGCGGTCCGGCCGACGAGGCCACCAAGTGGTACGTCGAGTTCGCCAAGATCGTCCAGCACCTCAGCCGCGCCAAGAAGGACCGCGACAACAAGGTCGTCCCCGGCAGCGGCGACTACGAGGTCGACGAGAAGAAGAAGACCGTCGGTCTGCTGGAGTCGGGCATCGAGAAGGTCGAGGACCTGCTCGGCATCGACAACCTGTACGAAGCGCACAACACGCCCCTGATCGGCTACCTCAACAACGCGATCAAGGCCAAGGAGCTGTTCAAGCGCGACAAGGACTACGTCGCGGTCAACAACGAGATCATGATCGTCGACGAGCACACCGGCCGCATGCTGTCCGGTCGTCGCTACAACGAGGGCATGCACCAGGCGATCGAGGCCAAGGAAGGCGTCGAGATCCAGAACGAGAACCAGACGCTCGCGACGGTCACGCTGCAGAACTACTTCCGCATGTACTCCACGCTCTCGGGGATGACCGGTACGGCCCAGACCGAGGCCGCCGAGCTGTACCAGATCTACAAGCTGGGTGTGGTGTCGATCCCGACCAACCGCCCGATGGTCCGCAAGGACCAGGCCGACCTCGTCTACCGCACCGAGGAGGCCAAGTTCCGCGCCGTGGTCGACGACATCGCCGGCCGCCACAAGGAGGGCCAGCCCGTCCTGGTCGGCACCACCAGCGTCGAGAAGAGCGAGCGCCTCTCGGAGATGCTCAAGCGCAAGGGCATCCCGCACGAGGTGCTCAACGCCAAGTACCACGAGCGCGAGGCCGCGATCGTCGCGCAGGCCGGCCGCAAGGGCGCCGTCACGGTGTCCACCAACATGGCCGGTCGAGGCACCGACATCATGCTCGGTGGCAACCCCGAGTTCATGGCTGTCGCGACGCTGAAGAACAAGGGCCTGGACCCCGAGGAGACGCCGGAGGAGTACGAGGCGCAGTGGGACGAGGCGCTCGCGCGCGCTGAGAAGTCGGTCGCCAAGGCTCACGACGAGATCCAGGAGCTCGGGGGCCTGTACGTCCTCGGCACCGAGCGGCACGAGTCGCGCCGCATCGACAACCAGCTGCGCGGTCGTGCCGGTCGTCAGGGCGACCCCGGCGAGAGCCGCTTCTACCTGTCGCTGCAGGACGACCTGATGCGTCTGTTCAACGCCGCGATGGTCGACCGGTTCATGCAGACCGCCAAGATCGAGGACGAGGTCCCGATCGAGTCCAAGATGGTCAGCCGCTCCATCCAGAGCGCGCAGAGCCAGGTCGAGGCGCAGAACTTCGAGATCCGCAAGAACGTCCTCAAGTACGACGACGTCCTCAACCGTCAGCGCGAGGTCATCTACGACGAGCGCCGCCGGGTGCTCGAGGGCGAGGACCTCGAGGACCAGATGCGCTACTTCGTCAACGACACGATCGACGCCTACGTCCACGGTGCGACCGACGAGGGCTTCGTCGACGAGTGGGACCTCGACCAGCTGTGGGAGGCGCTGCGCCAGCTCTACCCGGTCGCCATCACCCCCGACGAGGTCGAGGAGGAGGTCGGCGGCCGCGCGGGCCTGACGGTCGAGCTGCTCCAGGAAGAGCTGCGCTCGGACGCCCAGCACGCCTACGACGCCCGCGAGGCCCAGCTCGGCGACCGCGTCGCGCGTGAGGTGGAGCGGCGGGTGGTCCTGTCCGTGCTCGACCGCAAGTGGCGTGAGCACCTCTACGAGATGGACTACCTCAAGGAAGGCATCCACCTGCGTCAGATGGCTCAGCGTGACCCGCTGGTCGAGTACCAGCGCGAGGGCTACCAGATGTTCGACGCGATGAACGACGCGATCAAGGAGGAGTCGGTCCAGTACTTCTTCCACGTCGAGGTCGACCCCGCCGAGGTCGAGTCGTCGCTGCCGGCGAGCAAGCCGAAGATGCAGCTGAGCGCTCCCGGCGAGGACGGTCAGGCCCACCAGCGCGAGGTCGACGACGAGGGCCGGGTGCTCGATGAGGACGCCTCGTTGCCGCGCCGTGAGCGCCGCGCCCGCGCCAAGGCCGACAAGAAGTCGGGCGGCTCCAGGTCCAGGAGCAAGGCCAAGGCCAAGAGCCGCTGA
- a CDS encoding SigE family RNA polymerase sigma factor, translated as MKPEDEADFVAFVTASSPRLLHLAWLSCGDPHLAQELVQETFERVYVRWGRVGSDNPLAYSRRVLMNLRTDRWRRRRKETLSSDGAVPESAVGADEHRRAEDRDLLVRLLRDLPPRERQIVVLRHYDDMSEREVAEALGVSLGTVKSSASRGLATMRAALTQIQEV; from the coding sequence GTGAAGCCCGAGGACGAGGCCGACTTCGTCGCGTTCGTGACGGCCTCGTCACCGCGGCTGCTCCACCTCGCGTGGCTCAGCTGCGGCGACCCGCATCTGGCGCAGGAGCTCGTGCAGGAGACCTTCGAGCGCGTCTACGTGCGCTGGGGCCGCGTCGGCTCGGACAACCCGCTCGCCTACAGCAGGCGCGTGCTCATGAACCTGCGCACGGATCGGTGGCGACGGCGCCGCAAGGAGACGCTGTCCTCGGACGGCGCGGTGCCCGAGTCCGCCGTGGGTGCGGACGAGCACCGTCGCGCGGAGGACCGCGACCTGCTGGTTCGCCTGCTGCGTGACCTCCCGCCACGCGAGCGTCAGATCGTGGTCCTGCGCCACTACGACGACATGTCCGAGCGCGAGGTGGCCGAGGCACTCGGGGTCAGCCTCGGGACGGTGAAGAGCTCGGCCTCTCGGGGGCTCGCGACCATGCGCGCCGCACTCACCCAGATCCAGGAGGTATGA
- a CDS encoding GNAT family N-acetyltransferase, with amino-acid sequence MRAPTFPDVVPTLTDGPVTLRDHRPADVERLVEQVNDPRSQRWTTVPMPYDASHARGFLQVIRSDWEDGAGRWWAVEVDGQFAGTINYQVTGAGVGDIGFGLHPDVRGRGIAGRSARLIIDWAFAHDAVDVMVWRAMVGNLASWRVAWANGFRRDGMQRQSLVNGLGERGDAWTGSLHRDEPRTPRHPWWEAAVLEGDRVRLRPWREDDAPSVVPDEVAERFNEGMQPTPEGFTAWREQRLERMSVGQGVFWCIADATTDEPLGGIQVQHLDRDFTRGSGTIGYWLHTHARGRGAVQDALALLAPHAFADRTDDAGLSGLGLHRLWAGTDEGNRASQRALRRAGFRQASTEREVIAHDDRPASGAISFELLASDDRVAQTIEPAVVPVLETTRLRLRPWRPDDRPRPEQDLDRDSLRFMPAGAQPDAATYDAWYERGERMRDLGAVVKWCIADEATDAPLGALMLFEIGAGAPGNAEIGYWLYADARGAGVLQEAIPAVLEHAFAPVAEEGLGLHRLHAATDAENVASQKLLEHNGFQRWGADHQAFARADGSLADGTFFELLADSWRAQQDDAPSPGLDVAVVDGERVRLRPWRDADAPRIVEACSDPVTRHWLSGLPDPYTPESAHGYVQMMRDKARAGATVGWCISDPATDIAIGAISLMGLDGLDPTSAEIGYWVHPDVRGRGVVTEATTLAVRHAFVAVEDGGLGLRRLTLNVAEGNEASAAVPRRLGFAHVGTDRRAEPLGDGSYVGLLRFDLLADDGDG; translated from the coding sequence ATGCGAGCGCCGACGTTCCCCGATGTCGTACCCACCCTGACCGACGGTCCGGTCACGCTGCGCGACCACCGGCCTGCCGACGTCGAGCGCTTGGTCGAGCAGGTCAACGATCCTCGGTCGCAGCGGTGGACCACCGTACCGATGCCGTACGACGCGTCGCACGCCCGCGGTTTCCTGCAGGTCATCCGTTCCGACTGGGAGGACGGGGCCGGCCGGTGGTGGGCGGTCGAGGTCGACGGGCAGTTCGCCGGGACGATCAACTACCAGGTCACGGGGGCAGGCGTCGGTGACATCGGCTTCGGGCTGCACCCGGACGTCCGCGGCCGCGGCATCGCCGGCCGGTCGGCCCGGCTGATCATCGACTGGGCCTTCGCGCACGACGCCGTCGACGTGATGGTGTGGCGGGCCATGGTCGGCAACCTCGCGTCCTGGCGGGTGGCGTGGGCCAACGGGTTCCGTCGCGACGGCATGCAGCGCCAGTCCCTGGTCAACGGGCTCGGTGAGCGCGGCGACGCGTGGACGGGCTCGCTGCACCGCGACGAGCCACGGACTCCGCGTCACCCCTGGTGGGAGGCTGCCGTTCTCGAGGGTGACCGCGTACGCCTCCGGCCCTGGCGCGAGGACGACGCACCGTCCGTCGTCCCGGACGAGGTGGCCGAGCGGTTCAACGAGGGCATGCAGCCGACACCCGAGGGGTTCACCGCGTGGCGGGAGCAGCGCCTGGAGCGGATGTCAGTGGGCCAGGGCGTGTTCTGGTGCATCGCCGACGCCACCACCGACGAGCCGCTCGGCGGCATCCAGGTGCAGCACCTGGACCGCGACTTCACCCGAGGCAGCGGCACGATCGGCTACTGGCTGCACACCCACGCACGCGGCCGAGGCGCCGTGCAGGACGCCCTCGCACTCCTGGCGCCGCACGCGTTCGCCGACCGCACCGACGACGCCGGGCTCAGCGGCCTGGGTCTGCACCGGCTGTGGGCGGGCACCGACGAGGGCAACCGCGCCTCACAGCGGGCGCTTCGCCGGGCGGGGTTCCGGCAGGCCTCCACCGAGCGCGAGGTGATCGCCCACGACGACCGACCGGCGAGCGGGGCGATCTCGTTCGAGCTGCTCGCGAGCGACGACCGGGTGGCGCAGACCATCGAGCCGGCCGTCGTACCTGTGCTCGAGACGACGCGGTTGCGGCTGCGACCGTGGCGACCCGACGACCGACCGCGGCCTGAGCAGGACCTCGACCGCGACTCGTTGCGGTTCATGCCGGCCGGCGCCCAGCCCGACGCAGCGACGTACGACGCGTGGTACGAGCGCGGTGAGCGGATGCGCGACCTCGGCGCGGTCGTGAAGTGGTGCATCGCCGACGAGGCGACCGACGCACCGCTCGGCGCGCTCATGCTCTTCGAGATCGGCGCGGGCGCACCCGGCAACGCCGAGATCGGGTACTGGCTGTACGCCGACGCACGCGGCGCCGGCGTGCTGCAGGAGGCGATCCCGGCGGTGCTCGAGCACGCTTTCGCCCCCGTCGCCGAGGAAGGCCTCGGCCTGCACCGCCTGCACGCAGCCACCGACGCGGAGAACGTCGCGTCGCAAAAGCTGTTGGAGCACAACGGGTTTCAGCGCTGGGGTGCCGATCATCAGGCGTTCGCACGAGCGGACGGCTCGTTGGCGGACGGCACGTTCTTCGAGCTGCTCGCCGACTCCTGGCGCGCCCAGCAGGACGACGCCCCCTCCCCCGGTCTCGACGTCGCGGTCGTCGACGGCGAGCGCGTACGCCTGCGCCCCTGGCGGGACGCCGACGCACCACGCATCGTCGAGGCGTGCAGCGACCCGGTCACGCGGCACTGGCTCTCGGGGCTGCCCGACCCGTACACGCCGGAGTCGGCGCACGGCTACGTGCAGATGATGCGGGACAAGGCCCGGGCGGGAGCCACGGTCGGCTGGTGCATCTCCGACCCGGCGACCGACATCGCGATCGGCGCGATCTCGTTGATGGGCCTGGACGGGCTCGACCCGACCTCGGCCGAGATCGGCTACTGGGTCCATCCTGACGTGCGCGGACGCGGTGTCGTCACCGAGGCGACGACTCTCGCCGTACGCCACGCGTTCGTCGCGGTCGAGGACGGCGGCCTCGGGCTGCGGCGGCTCACCCTCAACGTCGCCGAGGGCAACGAGGCGTCGGCGGCCGTGCCCCGTCGGTTGGGGTTCGCCCATGTCGGCACCGACCGTCGCGCCGAACCGCTGGGCGACGGGTCGTACGTCGGTCTGCTGCGGTTCGACCTGCTCGCCGACGACGGGGACGGCTGA
- a CDS encoding Rv3235 family protein has protein sequence MTVTAARTCARPVTLRPVREVEPPALDDAAVRQLFERAPRRGHRPRAVPAAVQGTLAIDFRRPDADPYFGPQATGRADLPDPTAWARQVLAATLESISGARAPHQLTRCMTADVHARVVRRHRVSQRRGAAVQRTQVRRLRVDEPVDGVAEVAAVVVLDERVRAVAMRLNGADGRWLVTELVIG, from the coding sequence ATGACCGTCACCGCCGCCCGCACCTGCGCCCGGCCCGTCACGCTGCGTCCCGTCCGCGAGGTCGAACCACCCGCTCTCGACGACGCAGCCGTGCGGCAGCTGTTCGAGCGGGCTCCTCGACGCGGGCACCGCCCGCGGGCCGTGCCGGCTGCTGTCCAGGGCACGCTGGCGATCGACTTCCGCCGGCCCGATGCCGACCCGTACTTCGGGCCCCAGGCGACCGGGCGCGCGGATCTCCCCGACCCGACGGCATGGGCTCGCCAGGTCCTCGCCGCCACCCTGGAATCCATCAGCGGAGCACGCGCACCGCATCAGCTCACGCGGTGCATGACTGCGGACGTCCACGCTCGCGTCGTACGCCGGCACCGCGTCTCTCAGCGTCGAGGTGCCGCCGTGCAGCGCACCCAGGTCAGACGGCTGCGCGTGGACGAGCCGGTGGACGGCGTCGCCGAGGTCGCCGCGGTGGTCGTCCTCGACGAGCGCGTACGCGCGGTCGCGATGCGCCTCAACGGCGCCGACGGCCGGTGGTTGGTCACCGAGCTCGTCATCGGCTGA